One window of the Candidatus Cloacimonadota bacterium genome contains the following:
- a CDS encoding amino acid ABC transporter permease, giving the protein MNQIPVIVGRLSESFLLNCKLFALTLLFSLPLGLLIAFGSMSRFRPLRWLVRTFVWIIRGTPLMLQLIIIFFGPGLLDMPFSWPSGASGRFVAATVAFIINYACYFSEIYRGGIESIPAGQFEAGQVLGMTKRQIFFNVTLLQVVKRILPPVGNEVITLVKDTSLARIIANKEIIMMAGEYSSKGLIWPLFATGIYFLVFVGALTLLLDWLENKLSYFRT; this is encoded by the coding sequence ATGAATCAGATTCCTGTGATTGTTGGTCGGCTATCGGAGAGCTTTTTGCTCAATTGTAAGCTTTTTGCATTAACGCTTTTGTTCTCACTACCGTTAGGGCTGTTGATTGCTTTTGGATCCATGAGCCGCTTTCGTCCTCTTCGGTGGTTGGTGAGAACATTTGTTTGGATAATCCGAGGAACGCCGTTGATGCTGCAGCTTATCATAATTTTTTTCGGACCGGGTCTACTGGACATGCCTTTTTCCTGGCCAAGTGGTGCATCAGGGCGTTTTGTTGCTGCAACCGTTGCCTTTATTATCAACTATGCCTGTTATTTTTCGGAGATTTATCGAGGCGGTATTGAGAGCATACCGGCGGGCCAATTTGAAGCGGGTCAGGTCCTGGGCATGACAAAGAGACAGATCTTTTTCAATGTAACATTGCTTCAAGTAGTGAAGCGTATCCTTCCGCCAGTTGGTAATGAGGTGATTACCCTAGTGAAGGATACATCTCTTGCACGCATCATTGCAAATAAAGAGATCATTATGATGGCTGGAGAATACAGCAGTAAAGGACTTATTTGGCCCCTCTTTGCCACAGGCATCTATTTCCTTGTCTTTGTGGGGGCGTTAACCTTACTG
- a CDS encoding leucine dehydrogenase, whose protein sequence is MEIFSKLEEYDYEQLVFCQDKSTRLKAIIAIHDTTLGPALGGTRIYDYETDEEAIEDALRLAKGMTYKNAALGLNLGGGKAVIIGDPKKIKSEALFRAFGRFVEGLNGRYITGEDMNVTQSDAAYINCETSYIVGLETGSGNPSPMTAYGVFKGMQAAVNEIYGSDDLKGKIVAIQGLGAVGRLLAELLHEAGAKLIVTTRDQAKIDKAVAELGATAVGLDEIYGVECDVFSPCAIGAVINDKTIEQLKCKIIAGSANNQLAESKHGDILEEKGILYVPDYVINSGGVINIIDDISGREYNKANAMKNTAKIYDVCKKVFELAKRDNIPTYKAADKMAEDRIASVSKIKTIFNRK, encoded by the coding sequence ATGGAGATATTTAGTAAACTGGAAGAATATGATTACGAACAACTAGTGTTTTGCCAGGATAAAAGCACCAGGTTAAAAGCAATTATTGCTATTCATGATACTACATTAGGGCCGGCGTTAGGCGGAACAAGAATCTACGATTATGAGACTGATGAAGAAGCGATTGAAGATGCGTTAAGATTGGCTAAAGGTATGACATATAAAAATGCGGCTCTGGGATTAAACCTTGGCGGCGGGAAAGCAGTCATTATAGGTGATCCAAAGAAGATAAAAAGCGAAGCATTGTTTAGAGCTTTTGGCAGATTTGTTGAAGGACTAAACGGTAGATACATAACCGGTGAAGATATGAATGTAACACAATCGGACGCTGCATATATTAATTGTGAAACGAGTTATATAGTGGGTTTGGAGACAGGAAGCGGCAATCCTTCGCCGATGACAGCTTATGGAGTATTTAAAGGGATGCAAGCAGCTGTTAATGAAATTTATGGCAGCGATGATTTAAAAGGGAAAATCGTGGCAATTCAAGGATTAGGAGCTGTCGGAAGACTCCTAGCCGAGTTATTGCATGAAGCAGGAGCCAAATTAATTGTAACTACAAGAGATCAAGCAAAAATTGATAAAGCTGTAGCAGAATTAGGCGCAACTGCAGTAGGACTGGATGAAATATACGGAGTAGAATGTGATGTGTTTTCGCCCTGCGCCATAGGTGCTGTAATAAACGACAAAACAATTGAGCAACTAAAATGCAAAATTATTGCCGGTTCGGCTAACAACCAATTAGCCGAGTCAAAACATGGTGATATTCTTGAGGAAAAAGGAATACTTTACGTACCGGATTATGTAATAAACAGCGGCGGTGTTATTAATATAATTGATGATATATCGGGACGAGAATATAACAAAGCAAATGCCATGAAAAACACTGCAAAAATTTATGACGTCTGCAAGAAAGTGTTTGAGTTAGCTAAAAGAGACAACATTCCAACATATAAGGCAGCTGATAAAATGGCTGAAGATAGAATCGCGTCAGTAAGCAAAATCAAAACAATTTTTAATAGAAAATAG
- a CDS encoding amino acid ABC transporter substrate-binding protein, translating into MKKLLSLLFALTMILALVACGNTEANQSQGESDLSYVQGNGKLIIGYTDYAPMNYTDESGTFTGFDTELATLICEKLGLEPQFVEINWDTKEVELNAKSIDCIWNGLTIDPERKETMEITKPYVKNAQVVLMKEDAIYNGTASLIGKTVAAEQGSAGEDTIKADDNLKQASYVPKTLQTECLMELKSGTSDAAVLDLTLANTMTGEGTSYADIIIVDYLGEENYGVAFRKGSDICAEVNKIFDQLVADGTMATLAEKYGLDLAE; encoded by the coding sequence ATGAAGAAATTATTATCTTTGCTTTTTGCACTAACCATGATTCTTGCGTTGGTTGCTTGTGGCAATACGGAAGCTAATCAGTCTCAGGGTGAAAGTGATTTGAGTTATGTTCAGGGAAATGGCAAGCTGATCATTGGTTACACCGATTATGCTCCCATGAATTATACAGATGAAAGTGGCACTTTTACCGGTTTTGACACAGAGCTGGCAACCTTGATCTGTGAGAAGCTTGGTCTTGAGCCTCAATTTGTCGAGATCAACTGGGATACCAAGGAAGTGGAACTGAATGCAAAGTCCATTGACTGTATTTGGAACGGCTTGACAATCGACCCCGAGCGTAAGGAAACTATGGAAATTACCAAGCCATATGTGAAGAATGCGCAGGTGGTTCTGATGAAGGAAGACGCTATATATAATGGTACGGCATCCTTAATAGGCAAGACTGTAGCGGCAGAGCAGGGCTCCGCTGGTGAAGATACCATTAAGGCCGATGATAACCTGAAGCAGGCAAGCTATGTTCCCAAGACCTTGCAGACTGAGTGCTTGATGGAATTGAAATCCGGGACTTCTGACGCGGCTGTGTTAGACTTAACCTTGGCAAATACCATGACTGGTGAAGGCACCAGTTATGCGGATATTATAATTGTAGATTACTTGGGCGAAGAGAATTATGGGGTTGCCTTCCGCAAGGGTTCTGACATTTGTGCAGAAGTGAACAAGATTTTCGACCAACTTGTTGCAGACGGCACCATGGCTACATTGGCTGAAAAGTACGGACTGGATCTGGCTGAATAG